A portion of the Drosophila willistoni isolate 14030-0811.24 unplaced genomic scaffold, UCI_dwil_1.1 Seg151, whole genome shotgun sequence genome contains these proteins:
- the LOC124460904 gene encoding uncharacterized protein LOC124460904 isoform X4 translates to MPRTRRGANLSRQTNRSRGMQDRRAIRSDAERQQSNADVRVRMAQLRASRDERNQQRQLERREARRFVANRRRGIGQHQQVLRAFTSHSFLRLAFQYEPDVEYYAHSKVVIGTLDKECPHCQALKFKNEPIGMCCSSGKVKLPEIETPPEPLHGLLIGTDPNSSLFLRSIRQFNSCFQMTNHLNSPFATRIVSELDALLNEHNELLKLFKSRMHKLQSDNHAIFINPDRTPAGGHIRRFNAPVVDDVAGIMVGDHTATRQIVIGRRNNSLQSIPDTHRLYDALQYPLIFWKGQDGYCINLKQRDPVTDRVGLRIGQHLFFIPKL, encoded by the exons ATGCCACGAACACGCAGGGGGGCTAATTTGAGTCGTCAAACAAACAGATCTAGAGGCATGCAAGATAGAAGAGCAATAAGATCAGATGCAGAAAGGCAACAAAGTAATGCAGATGTCCGTGTAAGAATGGCGCAGTTACGTGCATCACGAGATGAGCGAAACCAACAAAGACAATTGGAACGAAGAGAAGCGCGCAGATTCGTAGCCAACAGACGTAGAGGGATTGGCCAACATCAACAAGTACTTCGAGCATTTACATCACATTCATTTCTTCGACTAGCATTTCAGTATGAGCCTGATGTTGAATATTACGCTCATTCCAAAGTGGTAATTGGTACATTGGACAAGGAATGCCCGCACTGTCAAgcccttaaatttaaaaatgagccAATTGGGATGTGTTGCTCATCAGGAAAAGTGAAACTTCCAGAAATTGAAACACCGCCGGAACCATTGCACGGCCTCCTTATTGGTACTGATCCAAATTCTTCGCTGTTCTTGCGTTCAATTCGGCAATtcaattcatgttttcaaatGACAAATCACCTCAATTCACCATTTGCAACGCGCATTGTCAGCGAGCTGGACGCTCTGTTAAATGAGCACAAcgaattgttgaaattattcaaatcaCGTATGCATAAGCTACAAAGTGACAATCACGCTATTTTCATCAATCCTGATAGAACACCAGCTGGAGGGCATATACGTCGATTCAACGCACCTGTTGTTGACGACGTGGCTGGAATCATGGTTGGCGACCATACAGCTACGCGACAAATCGTGATTGgaagaagaaataattctCTTCAGTCCATTCCTGATACCCATCGTTTATATGATGCTCTCCAATATCCACTCATTTTTTGGAAGGGACAAGACGGATATTGCATAAACCTTAAGCAACGAGATCCGGTAACAG atcgtGTAGGACTGAGAATCGGCCAACATCTATTTTTCATACCCAAGCTTTAA
- the LOC124460904 gene encoding uncharacterized protein LOC124460904 isoform X1 → MPRTRRGANLSRQTNRSRGMQDRRAIRSDAERQQSNADVRVRMAQLRASRDERNQQRQLERREARRFVANRRRGIGQHQQVLRAFTSHSFLRLAFQYEPDVEYYAHSKVVIGTLDKECPHCQALKFKNEPIGMCCSSGKVKLPEIETPPEPLHGLLIGTDPNSSLFLRSIRQFNSCFQMTNHLNSPFATRIVSELDALLNEHNELLKLFKSRMHKLQSDNHAIFINPDRTPAGGHIRRFNAPVVDDVAGIMVGDHTATRQIVIGRRNNSLQSIPDTHRLYDALQYPLIFWKGQDGYCINLKQRDPVTAIKLPTAILIFQKRAQRSVAGHVNMRVQTLQDPSAETFSKQLLDIGNGKVAVHKNTGSIKLPTGFCTIVHSQDVLIDCIFPDVHTQYINLEWLAERAILAAKNVDVHRLNFKIQQLLPTDSVSYKSVDTVCNTIEAVNYPVEFLNSLDLPGMPPHHLQLKVGSPVILLRNLNPPRLCNGTRLVIKKLMKNVIEATILNGKFHAKR, encoded by the exons ATGCCACGAACACGCAGGGGGGCTAATTTGAGTCGTCAAACAAACAGATCTAGAGGCATGCAAGATAGAAGAGCAATAAGATCAGATGCAGAAAGGCAACAAAGTAATGCAGATGTCCGTGTAAGAATGGCGCAGTTACGTGCATCACGAGATGAGCGAAACCAACAAAGACAATTGGAACGAAGAGAAGCGCGCAGATTCGTAGCCAACAGACGTAGAGGGATTGGCCAACATCAACAAGTACTTCGAGCATTTACATCACATTCATTTCTTCGACTAGCATTTCAGTATGAGCCTGATGTTGAATATTACGCTCATTCCAAAGTGGTAATTGGTACATTGGACAAGGAATGCCCGCACTGTCAAgcccttaaatttaaaaatgagccAATTGGGATGTGTTGCTCATCAGGAAAAGTGAAACTTCCAGAAATTGAAACACCGCCGGAACCATTGCACGGCCTCCTTATTGGTACTGATCCAAATTCTTCGCTGTTCTTGCGTTCAATTCGGCAATtcaattcatgttttcaaatGACAAATCACCTCAATTCACCATTTGCAACGCGCATTGTCAGCGAGCTGGACGCTCTGTTAAATGAGCACAAcgaattgttgaaattattcaaatcaCGTATGCATAAGCTACAAAGTGACAATCACGCTATTTTCATCAATCCTGATAGAACACCAGCTGGAGGGCATATACGTCGATTCAACGCACCTGTTGTTGACGACGTGGCTGGAATCATGGTTGGCGACCATACAGCTACGCGACAAATCGTGATTGgaagaagaaataattctCTTCAGTCCATTCCTGATACCCATCGTTTATATGATGCTCTCCAATATCCACTCATTTTTTGGAAGGGACAAGACGGATATTGCATAAACCTTAAGCAACGAGATCCGGTAACAG CAATAAAATTACCAAccgcaattttaatttttcaaaagcggGCACAGCGAAGCGTGGCAGGGCATGTGAACATGCGCGTTCAAACGCTTCAGGATCCATCCGCCGAAACTTTTTCGAAACAGCTATTAGATATTGGCAATGGGAAAGTTGCCGTACATAAAAATACTGGATCAATAAAATTACCAACCGGTTTTTGCACAATCGTCCACTCGCAAGATGTTCTCATCGACTGTATATTTCCCGatgtacacacacaatatataaatcttGAGTGGCTGGCAGAAAGAGCCATTTTAGCAGCGAAAAATGTGGACGTTCATAgattaaatttcaagatacaacaattgTTGCCAACAGACTCTGTGTCATACAAATCTGTTGATACAGTTTGCAATACTATCGAAGCTGTAAATTACCCAgtagaatttttgaattccttGGATTTGCCAGGCATGCCACCGCACCACTTACAATTGAAAGTAGGATCTCCGGTGATTTTGCTCCGTAACTTGAACCCACCACGGCTGTGCAATGGCACACGATTggttataaaaaaattaatgaagaaCGTGATTGAGGCCACCATTTTAAATGGCAAATTTCATGCTAAAAGGTAA
- the LOC124460904 gene encoding uncharacterized protein LOC124460904 isoform X2, which yields MLYTNQFSNLISFLRLAFQYEPDVEYYAHSKVVIGTLDKECPHCQALKFKNEPIGMCCSSGKVKLPEIETPPEPLHGLLIGTDPNSSLFLRSIRQFNSCFQMTNHLNSPFATRIVSELDALLNEHNELLKLFKSRMHKLQSDNHAIFINPDRTPAGGHIRRFNAPVVDDVAGIMVGDHTATRQIVIGRRNNSLQSIPDTHRLYDALQYPLIFWKGQDGYCINLKQRDPVTAIKLPTAILIFQKRAQRSVAGHVNMRVQTLQDPSAETFSKQLLDIGNGKVAVHKNTGSIKLPTGFCTIVHSQDVLIDCIFPDVHTQYINLEWLAERAILAAKNVDVHRLNFKIQQLLPTDSVSYKSVDTVCNTIEAVNYPVEFLNSLDLPGMPPHHLQLKVGSPVILLRNLNPPRLCNGTRLVIKKLMKNVIEATILNGKFHAKR from the exons aTGTTATACACCAATCAGTTTtccaacttgat TTCATTTCTTCGACTAGCATTTCAGTATGAGCCTGATGTTGAATATTACGCTCATTCCAAAGTGGTAATTGGTACATTGGACAAGGAATGCCCGCACTGTCAAgcccttaaatttaaaaatgagccAATTGGGATGTGTTGCTCATCAGGAAAAGTGAAACTTCCAGAAATTGAAACACCGCCGGAACCATTGCACGGCCTCCTTATTGGTACTGATCCAAATTCTTCGCTGTTCTTGCGTTCAATTCGGCAATtcaattcatgttttcaaatGACAAATCACCTCAATTCACCATTTGCAACGCGCATTGTCAGCGAGCTGGACGCTCTGTTAAATGAGCACAAcgaattgttgaaattattcaaatcaCGTATGCATAAGCTACAAAGTGACAATCACGCTATTTTCATCAATCCTGATAGAACACCAGCTGGAGGGCATATACGTCGATTCAACGCACCTGTTGTTGACGACGTGGCTGGAATCATGGTTGGCGACCATACAGCTACGCGACAAATCGTGATTGgaagaagaaataattctCTTCAGTCCATTCCTGATACCCATCGTTTATATGATGCTCTCCAATATCCACTCATTTTTTGGAAGGGACAAGACGGATATTGCATAAACCTTAAGCAACGAGATCCGGTAACAG CAATAAAATTACCAAccgcaattttaatttttcaaaagcggGCACAGCGAAGCGTGGCAGGGCATGTGAACATGCGCGTTCAAACGCTTCAGGATCCATCCGCCGAAACTTTTTCGAAACAGCTATTAGATATTGGCAATGGGAAAGTTGCCGTACATAAAAATACTGGATCAATAAAATTACCAACCGGTTTTTGCACAATCGTCCACTCGCAAGATGTTCTCATCGACTGTATATTTCCCGatgtacacacacaatatataaatcttGAGTGGCTGGCAGAAAGAGCCATTTTAGCAGCGAAAAATGTGGACGTTCATAgattaaatttcaagatacaacaattgTTGCCAACAGACTCTGTGTCATACAAATCTGTTGATACAGTTTGCAATACTATCGAAGCTGTAAATTACCCAgtagaatttttgaattccttGGATTTGCCAGGCATGCCACCGCACCACTTACAATTGAAAGTAGGATCTCCGGTGATTTTGCTCCGTAACTTGAACCCACCACGGCTGTGCAATGGCACACGATTggttataaaaaaattaatgaagaaCGTGATTGAGGCCACCATTTTAAATGGCAAATTTCATGCTAAAAGGTAA
- the LOC124460904 gene encoding uncharacterized protein LOC124460904 isoform X3, translating to MPALGMCCSSGKVKLPEIETPPEPLHGLLIGTDPNSSLFLRSIRQFNSCFQMTNHLNSPFATRIVSELDALLNEHNELLKLFKSRMHKLQSDNHAIFINPDRTPAGGHIRRFNAPVVDDVAGIMVGDHTATRQIVIGRRNNSLQSIPDTHRLYDALQYPLIFWKGQDGYCINLKQRDPVTAIKLPTAILIFQKRAQRSVAGHVNMRVQTLQDPSAETFSKQLLDIGNGKVAVHKNTGSIKLPTGFCTIVHSQDVLIDCIFPDVHTQYINLEWLAERAILAAKNVDVHRLNFKIQQLLPTDSVSYKSVDTVCNTIEAVNYPVEFLNSLDLPGMPPHHLQLKVGSPVILLRNLNPPRLCNGTRLVIKKLMKNVIEATILNGKFHAKR from the exons ATGCCCGCACT TGGGATGTGTTGCTCATCAGGAAAAGTGAAACTTCCAGAAATTGAAACACCGCCGGAACCATTGCACGGCCTCCTTATTGGTACTGATCCAAATTCTTCGCTGTTCTTGCGTTCAATTCGGCAATtcaattcatgttttcaaatGACAAATCACCTCAATTCACCATTTGCAACGCGCATTGTCAGCGAGCTGGACGCTCTGTTAAATGAGCACAAcgaattgttgaaattattcaaatcaCGTATGCATAAGCTACAAAGTGACAATCACGCTATTTTCATCAATCCTGATAGAACACCAGCTGGAGGGCATATACGTCGATTCAACGCACCTGTTGTTGACGACGTGGCTGGAATCATGGTTGGCGACCATACAGCTACGCGACAAATCGTGATTGgaagaagaaataattctCTTCAGTCCATTCCTGATACCCATCGTTTATATGATGCTCTCCAATATCCACTCATTTTTTGGAAGGGACAAGACGGATATTGCATAAACCTTAAGCAACGAGATCCGGTAACAG CAATAAAATTACCAAccgcaattttaatttttcaaaagcggGCACAGCGAAGCGTGGCAGGGCATGTGAACATGCGCGTTCAAACGCTTCAGGATCCATCCGCCGAAACTTTTTCGAAACAGCTATTAGATATTGGCAATGGGAAAGTTGCCGTACATAAAAATACTGGATCAATAAAATTACCAACCGGTTTTTGCACAATCGTCCACTCGCAAGATGTTCTCATCGACTGTATATTTCCCGatgtacacacacaatatataaatcttGAGTGGCTGGCAGAAAGAGCCATTTTAGCAGCGAAAAATGTGGACGTTCATAgattaaatttcaagatacaacaattgTTGCCAACAGACTCTGTGTCATACAAATCTGTTGATACAGTTTGCAATACTATCGAAGCTGTAAATTACCCAgtagaatttttgaattccttGGATTTGCCAGGCATGCCACCGCACCACTTACAATTGAAAGTAGGATCTCCGGTGATTTTGCTCCGTAACTTGAACCCACCACGGCTGTGCAATGGCACACGATTggttataaaaaaattaatgaagaaCGTGATTGAGGCCACCATTTTAAATGGCAAATTTCATGCTAAAAGGTAA